In the genome of Arabidopsis thaliana chromosome 4, partial sequence, the window taacaaaaaaaaatagtacacataataaaattcataataCAATTATCACCTATATTATTACACCATTACCTCTACTACCAAGTCACCATTATCCTTATCAGTGGCTCACTGCTATAACCGTATTGTCGTCACTACAATCGTATTGCCGTCACTACAACAGTTAACTTGCTTGATTGGGTTCCCAATATTGTATCTCTTAGGGTATAGTTTTTTAATGGGGATCATATCGCTTTAACTCAGTAATTTAAATCGTCtatgttttatcttttacgATTATCGTAGCTAATATTGCAACCTAAACTACTATCCCACCACCACTACCACCActattactttatttaatttaaaatattttgttttatactaaaactaaaactgaaTTACGAATGATTTATGAAAATAGTATAGTACAACATTCTATTTCTATACATCATAAATAGTACAATATAAATTTACttacaaacattttttactattttataaatacaaatctgattttaaaaattcaaactatgttgtatgtagaaaaaaacagaaatttttatctaataaattttataattagaatctattttttggaaaaaatatataacaaaaacatacaaataggTGAAAACTAAATGAAGTGTTACTAAATCATCTCTCATCAACTATTCCACACCAAAATTGTCTTTTTCCAACCCTTATatgctattttcttaatttatatgtatatgatgttatattcttaattaagtTATCAAATATGGCTAGTTTTGCAATTGACCCAAATAGAAATCCTCTCTGGATTTGTCTCTCCAAACGTTACCACaatattacttttttggaaTAACCTCAAACGCCTTTCTTTTCTAAACTCTTCAAACGCAACTCACATTATTTAAACGCTTCAAACGCAACTCACTTTCATCGcttagagagaaagaagaacaaacaaaacaatcattggaagaagcaaaagaaaaaaaaaagattgaaatggagaagaagctaCCGAGAAGATTGGAAGGCAAAGTCGCGATTGTGACGGCTTCGACGCAAGGGATTGGTTTCGGAATCACTGAGCGTTTCGGTCTCGAAGGCGCTTCCGTCGTCGTCTCTTCCCGCAAACAGGTTTCACCATCTCTCACTTTCATCTTCCGAATTTGAATTAAAACGATGAAACTAAAGAATCGTTTTCTAGTGATGGGATCTTTGTATTTGTGCTTCATTAGGTTTCTTTTCGTACCGCGAATTGTTGATAATTCTGGATTTGATTTGTTACAGATGCAATTATACAACAATCACTGTGAAGTGTATGATCGcaattttcaaagattttaaaggAACTTTgctctttctgtttttttgtcgACCGATATTAATTAGATTAAGCTCAAAAGAGTCATTCCTAAGGAATTGAACTTTACTCTTATTTTCGTAGATTTGTTCCTCTTTGTTCTTGAATTgtagttttgcaatttttctTAGACTAAAAGGGttgaatttgattatatatgtgCAGGCAAATGTTGATGAGGCAGTAGCAAAACTCAAATCCAAAGGGATTGATGCATATGGAATCGTCTGTCATGTTTCCAATGCTCAACATCGCCGCAATCTTGTCGAAAAGACGGTTCAGGTAACACATCCTACGAGCTTTTGGTTCAAAGCTCATTGAAAAATTTGATCATGAACAGCTTTACATAACCaagaagtttgtttttttattgttgttgatttgttgtgtGCTTTAAGCTCTTACTATCTCACATTTGCGcatctttgatttttacttAAGAGATGTCTTCTGTGTTTTTGGATTCAGAAATATGGGAAGATAGATATCGTTGTCTGTAACGCTGCTGCCAATCCATCTACAGACCCAATCTTGTCTAGCAAAGAAGCTGTTCTTGACAAGCTTTGGGAAATCAATGTCAAATCCTCTATACTTCTCCTGCAGGTAAAGCTTCCGTAAGTGTTAGCTTTTTGTTTCCATGACCCGATagatcaattttttcttagatttgaTTTGACTCCTCTATGTTTATTTTATCAGGATATGGCTCCTCACCTTGAGAAGGGTTCTTCTGTTATCTTCATAACTTCTATTGCTGGATTTTCACCACAAGGAGCTATGGCTATGTATGGTGTCACTAAAACTGCTCTTCTCGGACTAACTAAGGTATGTGTATCATTGTCCCCATCTCATGATTGAATagttatgatgatgatggttatGAGATTATTTATCATGTGTTTCAGGCGCTTGCTGCTGAGATGGCCCCCGATACACGTGTGAACGCAGTTGCACCCGGTTTTGTGCCCACACACTTTGCTTCTTTCATCACCGGTAGCTCTGAAGTGGTAATGTTATAAGATTGAAACTGTTAAAACTGAGGTTATGATTGTATCTCAAGTGATGGAATGATAATAATTGAACCACTTGTGAATATACTCAGAGGGAAGGTATTGAAGAGAAGACTCTGCTTAACAGGTTGGGAACAACGGGAGACATGGCTGCTGCGGCTGCTTTCTTAGCATCAGATGATTCTTCTTACATCACTGGAGAAACTTTGGTTGTCGCTGGAGGAATGCCTTCAAGACTCTAAACAATTTCACATCAATAATAGCGTAAAGAATGCAATCAGGGTATCAAGTAAGTAgagatgttttttttagagttttcaACTAAACAAGACTTTAAGAAACGAAAGATGTTCCAATAATATCACGAGGCCATTGGATACTTGTTGGTCTTGTAAAAGATAATTTCTTCATCAGAAAGACTCGTTTGGGTTTAATTCAGTGGTAGAACAATAAAGTTTGGGTTTCGcatgtatgtgtatatgtaaCAACTAGGGTTTTATTGTTTGTGTAGGTTTACTtctgtgtttatgttttttgtgtttactaCTTTTTTCCTCCTAAGCCGCTGACTAGCTTTCGACAAAGTCACGCAAGAGTTGAAATGCATCTATCAAGTGAGCATTGATCTTGCCACATAAAAGATACATTAGTTACTTGTTTagcaagaaagagagatacaCTAATAGTTCCATACTATCCTCTATCCATAGATATCGAAGtcacaaaaagagaaataaaaaccaTTCATAGATACATTGGTAAAAGAGGAGCTACCGAGcatttattctttctttcctgATTGAAAGAGATCGAAAACTCGAATACACATCAGACATGTCGACCTTGTGCTTGGGAAGAGCATTGTTCATGGCATCTCTCAAATTTTTATCATCAACAGCATCATAGAAACATCCACGTCTCTTCGAGTCCCTTACAAGCTTTTTCAAATCGAACCACTCAGCGACAAAGTTCTCTCGTTCCCAATCACCCATAAACAGTGCCTTGCACGAGTCAGTGCAACGTTGGCTCTTTGACGGTTAGAGAGGAACCCTATGTTTCCGTTACAGTTGCTTCTAACGGTGGATATGATAATgatgtcttcttctcctccttgaAACCCATCCACCGACCGGACATTCAAAGTGAAAAGGTTATCTGATACGGAGGTGTACTTATCTCCGATTCTCTCTTGGATTGCACTAACTTGAGCTTTATAAGGTGAAATAACACCAACACTCATCTTCGTCTTTGTCTCACTTGAcactgtttaaaaaaataggCAAATTAAAAAGAACCATAAGAAACagattacatatatatacaagatcAACAAATATTTACCTTTGAGAAGATTGGTTAAGATCTCAGAAACTACTGCAATCTCAACCATATTCTTAGGACTATGTCCATCACCAAACTCTTCTTTCCCAAGTCCTACATTGATGAACGAAAAAGAGCCAAACATGTTTCCTTGAAGAAACCTCTTTTGATAGGTGCTTTCTTTAACAATCTCAGCATCAGAGATCTTCCCACCATAAAACTCCATGTTGGGGAAAAGACTTATAGAGGGATGCATACGGTATTGAACATTAAGCAAATGTTTCTTATGGCCAAGTGAATCCAATCTCTCAAACAAGCTTCTCACAAATTTGGCCTTCTCACATACCTACTCATTCAAGACTATGTTTCAAACGCAATTCCTAGTTTCTTATAGTATAAGACAAAAGAAAGTACCTCGCTTTGCACCATTGCTGGTAGCTGAAGCTCATCTCCTATAAGAACAGCATGGTGCAAACCCTGAAGTTGCAATGCAGCAACTGATTCACATTCTTTAAGTTGAGCCGCCTCGTCAACTACAAGCATGTCTATGGACCCTGCCCGTTCCGCGGTCATTTCTGCAGCACCCGAGGCAGTGCAAAAGATTATGTGTGCATTTTGTAGGCAGAATGTCCTTATATCCTCCTTCATCAACAAGGCTGGAATCTCAAAACGTTTTGATAGCAAACGTAGAGTCCGAAGGCAATCAACACAGACAAATTTGTTGAAGCAATCAAATGTGAAGCTTCCTTGTTTCTCCTGCAAGAAAGTTCTGGCTTGGCGAAGAGCTTGACGGGCTACGATCATATTCTTCACATCGTTAGACGATAGAAAGGACTTAGGCAGATGTGTATACAAATCCACCATATCCTTCTGgatcttcttcattgtttcACTTAACCCATCAAATTTTTCCATTACAAACTCCCCAAATGTAAGaatgatttcttcttccttctccggTGTTTCTTTCGAGCCAAGAAACATTTTCATTACAAACTCTCCAAATGCTGTCAGaatgtttttagtttcttgattCTCCTTCCTTTCACTTAGCAACAGATATTTCTTATAACTAGATTCAGCATTTTCAAGAATATCTATGACTGCCTCCAAACTCCGTTCCCATTCATTCGATGGCGAAAACAGTTCACCCAATTTACTAATGCGATCATCAAGAAACACGTTGAGGAGATCATCATTCCCCCTTTCGTCTATCCCCATTCGGACTCGGTTTCCGACTAAAACAATATTGCCAAGTCCGTAAGTAGAATGTtctgttgaagaagattcctTAAATAGCGCCAAGAGCCTTGATGCAACTGCTACTACAGCCGTGTTTGTAGGAGTGCACACAACTGTTTTGCAACTTAGGCTGAGAAGAGCAAACAGAAGAGTAGCGACTGTCTTTGTGTTACCGGTACCAGGGGGTCCCCATATCAGTTTCACACTAGTCTTGTCGCGGATTTCTCTTGTCTCAAGGCAAGCCAAAATTGCAGATTCTTGAGAAGAGTTCAAATTCGCTGATCGTATAATATCTAACACATGATTCCCCCAATTCCTAGAAGAAACAGATTGCTCTGTATCctgaaatatttacaagaaaaaccACAGTTACTCCACATTAGACGCTAAAGCCAGATCATTTCATGTTTACTTACCGCGGTATTTGCTTGAAGGACACTCTTGATGAGACTCAAGTTTCCATCTCCGTTGTGCAAAGCCTTCCAGATACGAGTGTTTGTGGTTaagtatataagaaaaaaacccGAACGAAACGAATATTGCTCATCAATGGATATAGATTTAGAGGAATGAACAGAGAAATGTAGCTCATCTCCAACAGAGAACACATACGCAAGAATCAGTGGGTTTAAGTCATCCACGTTTCCTTGTGACTCCAATGAGATCTCCATGTTTCGGCTCGTAGTTAGTTCTATTTCCTTGTGCAACACTCGTAAGTACTGATATATTAACCTTGTTTGAGCTTCTACTCGGTAATTTTATTGCCGTAGCCTCCACGGAACTTATGTAAAAGACAGGAGCTTTCCACAAACAGTTCAAGCTTGAGGACAACTCTGTACGTGTTTCCTCTAGTAGAAGAGGAACAAAGCTCTTACGGTATTCATCAACGGAACAAAACATGCCTGGTATCGAGTATCGACCTAATCTCTTCCTTGTTGATATCTTTGTTGAGAATATAGTTGAGAGAAGATTTGATTAATCAGACTTGTCTTCTCATTTCTCTCCATGTCACAGAAACTTTCTGCAACATAATAACAATGAAAAACTTGAGTTAGGTTCCTACCTTATAGCAGGTCATAGCTACATAGAGAAGTAACTTGGCTTACAACGCAAACTAAATAGGAAGATGATAAGTAGGAAACAGTTTCTTCAAAAGCACTGATGCAAAGGAATCAACAAAGCCACAAACGAAGACAACAGGAAAAAGCTGGCTTATCAGTTTGGTCTACTTataaagaaggaagaggaagaggaaaggtCCAAATAGAATAAGTAATTTCTTCAACTTCCAAGAATAAAttgtgaatatatattagaCAGACATATAAAGTGAAAATAGCACATTGCTTGCATAAACTAGAATTTAagtcaatatttctttttatttttgaaaactgtCATTagtacttttttgtttgttttacgAGAAATTAGTTCACTAAGAAGAAATGTCAGAAACTTAAGAACGAAGCATTTACGGTGGAGAGGACACCATTTGTCTGCTATGAGTcgtcataatcatcatcatgat includes:
- the IBR1 gene encoding indole-3-butyric acid response 1 (indole-3-butyric acid response 1 (IBR1); FUNCTIONS IN: oxidoreductase activity, binding, catalytic activity; INVOLVED IN: root hair elongation, indolebutyric acid metabolic process, response to indolebutyric acid stimulus; LOCATED IN: peroxisome; EXPRESSED IN: 24 plant structures; EXPRESSED DURING: 16 growth stages; CONTAINS InterPro DOMAIN/s: Short-chain dehydrogenase/reductase, conserved site (InterPro:IPR020904), NAD(P)-binding domain (InterPro:IPR016040), Glucose/ribitol dehydrogenase (InterPro:IPR002347), Short-chain dehydrogenase/reductase SDR (InterPro:IPR002198); BEST Arabidopsis thaliana protein match is: NAD(P)-binding Rossmann-fold superfamily protein (TAIR:AT2G29150.1); Has 30201 Blast hits to 17322 proteins in 780 species: Archae - 12; Bacteria - 1396; Metazoa - 17338; Fungi - 3422; Plants - 5037; Viruses - 0; Other Eukaryotes - 2996 (source: NCBI BLink).) translates to MEKKLPRRLEGKVAIVTASTQGIGFGITERFGLEGASVVVSSRKQANVDEAVAKLKSKGIDAYGIVCHVSNAQHRRNLVEKTVQKYGKIDIVVCNAAANPSTDPILSSKEAVLDKLWEINVKSSILLLQDMAPHLEKGSSVIFITSIAGFSPQGAMAMYGVTKTALLGLTKALAAEMAPDTRVNAVAPGFVPTHFASFITGSSEVREGIEEKTLLNRLGTTGDMAAAAAFLASDDSSYITGETLVVAGGMPSRL
- a CDS encoding P-loop containing nucleoside triphosphate hydrolases superfamily protein (P-loop containing nucleoside triphosphate hydrolases superfamily protein; BEST Arabidopsis thaliana protein match is: P-loop containing nucleoside triphosphate hydrolases superfamily protein (TAIR:AT5G37150.1); Has 6000 Blast hits to 5190 proteins in 999 species: Archae - 178; Bacteria - 1607; Metazoa - 1364; Fungi - 1219; Plants - 628; Viruses - 117; Other Eukaryotes - 887 (source: NCBI BLink).), producing the protein MEISLESQGNVDDLNPLILAYVFSVGDELHFSVHSSKSISIDEQYSFRSGFFLIYLTTNTRIWKALHNGDGNLSLIKSVLQANTADTEQSVSSRNWGNHVLDIIRSANLNSSQESAILACLETREIRDKTSVKLIWGPPGTGNTKTVATLLFALLSLSCKTVVCTPTNTAVVAVASRLLALFKESSSTEHSTYGLGNIVLVGNRVRMGIDERGNDDLLNVFLDDRISKLGELFSPSNEWERSLEAVIDILENAESSYKKYLLLSERKENQETKNILTAFGEFVMKMFLGSKETPEKEEEIILTFGEFVMEKFDGLSETMKKIQKDMVDLYTHLPKSFLSSNDVKNMIVARQALRQARTFLQEKQGSFTFDCFNKFVCVDCLRTLRLLSKRFEIPALLMKEDIRTFCLQNAHIIFCTASGAAEMTAERAGSIDMLVVDEAAQLKECESVAALQLQGLHHAVLIGDELQLPAMVQSEVCEKAKFVRSLFERLDSLGHKKHLLNVQYRMHPSISLFPNMEFYGGKISDAEIVKESTYQKRFLQGNMFGSFSFINVGLGKEEFGDGHSPKNMVEIAVVSEILTNLLKVSSETKTKMSVGVISPYKAQVSAIQERIGDKYTSVSDNLFTLNVRSVDGFQGGEEDIIIISTVRSNCNGNIGFLSNRQRANVALTRARHCLWVIGNERTLSLSGSI